Proteins co-encoded in one Campylobacter jejuni genomic window:
- a CDS encoding flagellar assembly protein A has product MALDEKIIAYTENPARELLSVTSRTNLSLNELDFSLLAFSTQYRFGDLEWEKISEKELTLFDKDEIFLKNDLQIKQEYKIEIFHGINQSKASQAVKLVANKNLTKIMAQIDFTNLDFHEKLALELLQNIYKKMLKLKFLIGIRIFDFKKNLMSFCNQHKNTPLNKTIQITVAQGIDPIESQDESLILTYKEKTKNYTIDEKRSGIIVVDENEVVLKHAKFKQGKEGKDLNLHTLKVLAANENKVKFSCSSAFKQVEQDGYTEYIALKKGYVVQDGEKFDIANELDFHGVDFKNIGIIRAGLDKNVKINIKFLSEVEDAVNSGVGIECEELNVVGSVGSNTQLNATKMKIEGTTHSKAKIQAKQAYIKTHRGFAEAEILNIDLLEGGTIKAKEVRIKKSLGGNIQADKIYIENLESNNSCVFFENTTIEHINGDNNKFHAKIKTLDKNYDEKFAILGEQISKLNHKINKIRQYILSSKNGILSIEKKITELKNQGQNVPVQYEKALKDFSLQNLELNKLQNEEKELLERKKSLQLELINLQKMLFEATFINKSGKWTDMNEIKFSLLEPKEDVFYSSFVNESAKFIGIKKVIQNNQESIEIHKKLDYKEKDIAWLSASKE; this is encoded by the coding sequence TTGGCTTTGGATGAAAAAATTATTGCCTATACAGAAAATCCAGCTCGAGAGCTTTTAAGCGTAACTTCACGAACAAACCTTAGCTTAAATGAGCTTGATTTTAGTTTATTGGCATTTTCTACACAATATCGCTTTGGAGATTTAGAATGGGAAAAAATCTCTGAAAAAGAATTAACTCTTTTTGATAAAGATGAAATTTTTTTAAAAAACGATCTTCAAATCAAGCAAGAATACAAAATAGAAATTTTCCATGGTATAAACCAAAGCAAAGCATCTCAAGCAGTCAAACTAGTTGCGAATAAAAATTTAACCAAAATAATGGCTCAAATTGATTTTACAAATTTAGACTTTCATGAAAAACTAGCACTAGAACTTTTGCAAAATATTTATAAAAAGATGTTGAAACTTAAATTTTTAATAGGTATCCGCATTTTTGATTTTAAGAAAAATTTAATGTCTTTTTGTAACCAACATAAAAATACCCCTTTAAATAAAACTATACAAATCACCGTTGCACAAGGTATTGATCCTATAGAAAGTCAAGACGAATCCCTGATCTTGACTTATAAAGAAAAAACCAAAAACTACACTATCGATGAAAAACGCTCAGGTATTATTGTTGTTGATGAAAATGAAGTTGTTTTAAAACACGCCAAATTTAAACAAGGTAAAGAAGGAAAAGACTTAAATTTACACACCTTAAAAGTTTTAGCCGCAAATGAAAATAAAGTTAAATTTTCTTGTTCTTCGGCTTTTAAACAAGTAGAGCAAGATGGATACACAGAATATATAGCCTTAAAAAAAGGTTATGTAGTACAAGATGGTGAAAAATTTGATATCGCCAATGAACTAGATTTTCATGGAGTAGATTTTAAAAATATAGGGATTATAAGAGCTGGACTAGACAAAAATGTCAAAATCAATATAAAATTTCTTTCAGAAGTAGAAGATGCTGTAAATTCTGGCGTTGGGATAGAATGTGAAGAATTAAATGTAGTCGGAAGCGTAGGAAGCAACACTCAACTTAATGCCACTAAAATGAAAATTGAAGGCACTACACACTCTAAAGCCAAAATTCAAGCCAAACAAGCCTATATAAAAACTCATAGGGGATTTGCAGAAGCCGAAATTTTAAATATAGATTTGCTCGAAGGGGGAACAATCAAAGCCAAAGAAGTGAGAATTAAAAAAAGTTTAGGTGGAAATATACAAGCTGATAAAATATATATAGAAAATTTAGAAAGTAATAATTCTTGTGTGTTTTTTGAAAACACCACAATAGAACACATCAACGGGGATAATAATAAATTTCATGCTAAAATTAAAACTCTTGATAAAAATTATGATGAAAAATTTGCGATTTTAGGAGAGCAAATTTCTAAGTTAAATCATAAAATAAATAAAATAAGACAATACATTTTATCAAGCAAAAATGGAATTTTAAGCATTGAAAAAAAGATAACAGAACTTAAAAATCAAGGTCAAAATGTTCCTGTACAATACGAAAAAGCCCTAAAAGATTTCTCTTTACAAAATCTTGAATTAAATAAATTACAAAATGAAGAAAAAGAACTTCTTGAACGCAAAAAATCTTTACAATTAGAATTAATCAATTTGCAAAAAATGCTTTTTGAAGCAACTTTTATAAATAAAAGCGGCAAATGGACTGATATGAATGAGATCAAATTTTCACTTCTAGAGCCTAAAGAAGATGTTTTTTACTCTTCATTTGTTAATGAAAGTGCTAAATTCATAGGCATTAAAAAAGTCATACAAAACAACCAAGAAAGTATAGAAATACATAAAAAATTAGATTATAAAGAAAAGGATATAGCATGGTTGTCGGCATCGAAGGAATAA
- the murJ gene encoding murein biosynthesis integral membrane protein MurJ, whose translation MKSLVFKNFIINALGILFSRILGLARDVLIALFLGAGLYSDIFFVALKMPAFFRRIFAEGAFGQSFLPNFVKAKKKGAFCVSVMMQFSLIVFLFCLLVSFFSSFFTKLFAFGFNADTIALAAPLVAINFWYLFFIFLVTFLGAILNYRQKFFITSFSAALFNLSIVIAAFFVDKNAPQNTLYYFSYATVLSGVAQLILHLLVLKNNPVIRAMALSIKFKKAKAKLQGFYGNFFHGVLGSSATQFSSLLDTTIASFLMSGSISYLYYANRVFQLPLALFAIALTQVSFPKILKHLKSDQENLALKFMQRALALLSILLIASSIVGSVFALEISKLLFERGNFTHEDSVITAYVLIAYLIGLLPFGLQKLFSLWLYAKFKQKTAAWIAVKSLIISALCSMAFIFLIKDESLKVIAVALSSSISAFYLLGANIKEFGFKKFFALISIKICLLVIVALIIFTILLILVKPYILSFFIGIFTSFKGVF comes from the coding sequence ATGAAGAGTTTAGTATTTAAAAATTTTATTATCAATGCTTTAGGAATTTTATTTTCAAGAATTTTAGGGCTTGCTAGAGATGTTTTAATAGCACTTTTTTTAGGAGCAGGGCTTTATAGTGATATTTTTTTTGTGGCTTTAAAAATGCCTGCTTTTTTTAGAAGAATTTTTGCAGAAGGAGCTTTTGGACAAAGTTTTTTGCCTAATTTTGTAAAAGCGAAAAAAAAAGGAGCTTTTTGCGTTAGTGTAATGATGCAATTTAGCCTTATAGTTTTTTTATTTTGTCTTTTGGTAAGTTTTTTCTCCTCTTTTTTTACTAAGCTTTTTGCTTTTGGGTTTAACGCAGATACTATAGCTTTAGCAGCTCCTTTGGTGGCGATTAATTTTTGGTATTTGTTTTTTATTTTTTTAGTTACTTTTTTAGGAGCTATTTTAAATTATAGACAAAAATTTTTCATTACCTCTTTTTCTGCGGCATTATTTAACTTAAGTATTGTTATAGCTGCCTTTTTTGTGGATAAAAATGCACCGCAAAATACACTTTATTATTTTTCTTATGCAACGGTTTTAAGTGGGGTAGCACAGCTTATTTTACATTTGCTTGTTTTAAAAAACAATCCTGTAATCCGTGCTATGGCTTTAAGTATAAAATTTAAAAAAGCTAAGGCGAAATTACAAGGTTTTTATGGCAATTTTTTTCATGGAGTTTTAGGTTCTTCTGCGACTCAATTTAGCTCATTGCTTGATACAACCATAGCTAGTTTTTTAATGAGCGGGAGTATTTCTTATCTTTATTATGCAAATCGTGTCTTCCAACTCCCCCTTGCGCTTTTTGCTATCGCTTTAACTCAAGTTTCTTTTCCAAAAATTTTAAAACATTTAAAAAGTGATCAAGAAAATTTAGCCTTAAAATTTATGCAAAGAGCATTAGCGCTTTTAAGCATTTTGCTTATTGCTTCTAGTATTGTAGGTTCTGTATTTGCTTTGGAAATTTCAAAGCTTTTATTTGAAAGAGGAAATTTCACTCACGAAGATAGTGTGATTACGGCTTATGTTTTGATTGCTTATCTTATAGGGCTTTTACCTTTTGGTTTGCAAAAGCTTTTTTCTTTGTGGCTTTATGCAAAATTTAAACAAAAAACAGCAGCTTGGATCGCGGTAAAATCTTTAATTATCAGTGCTTTATGTTCTATGGCTTTTATATTTTTGATTAAAGATGAAAGTTTAAAGGTTATTGCAGTAGCACTTTCAAGCTCTATTAGTGCTTTTTATTTGCTTGGAGCTAATATCAAAGAATTTGGTTTTAAGAAATTTTTTGCTTTAATATCTATTAAAATTTGCTTATTGGTTATAGTTGCTTTGATTATTTTTACAATCTTACTTATTTTGGTTAAACCTTATATTTTAAGTTTTTTTATAGGAATTTTTACAAGTTTTAAAGGAGTTTTTTAA
- the cysS gene encoding cysteine--tRNA ligase, translating to MRLLDSVTKEKIKLDKKDISIYLCGPTVYDDAHLGHARSSVCFDLLHRVLLAQGNRVKFARNYTDIDDKILKKMAQSGQTLEEITEFYIKSYEEDMRVLNVLDPDFKPRATHYITAMLDLIKKLAKDGFVYTLEDGIYFDTSKDEKYLSLSNRNLEENISRLSNEVQKRNESDFVLWKFDENFYESEFGKGRPGWHTECVAMIDSIFENTLDIHAGGIDLLFPHHENEATQCRCGCKRKLANIWLHNGFVKIDGEKMSKSLNNSFFIKDALKEFMGEALRFYLLSSHYRSHFNYSLSDLENAKKRLDKFYRLKKRLDLGEISDFDVLNDIEIKSEIAKQILEILNDDLNISKALALLDDFISSANLELDKESKNKILKQNIKEALSELAKIFGFGFMDTTLYFQWGVSKEEREEIEKLILERTEAKKNKDFNTADAIREQLNSKKITLLDTPNGTIWEKINA from the coding sequence ATGAGATTATTAGACAGTGTAACAAAAGAGAAAATAAAACTTGATAAAAAAGATATTAGTATTTATTTATGCGGGCCTACGGTTTATGATGATGCACATTTAGGACATGCAAGAAGTAGTGTTTGTTTTGATCTTTTGCATAGGGTTTTACTTGCTCAGGGCAATAGGGTAAAATTTGCTAGAAATTATACAGATATTGATGATAAGATTTTGAAAAAAATGGCTCAAAGTGGTCAAACTTTAGAGGAAATTACGGAATTTTATATCAAAAGTTATGAAGAGGATATGAGGGTTTTAAATGTATTAGATCCTGATTTTAAACCTCGTGCAACGCATTATATAACAGCTATGCTTGATTTGATTAAAAAGCTTGCTAAGGATGGGTTTGTTTATACTCTAGAAGATGGAATTTATTTTGATACAAGTAAAGATGAAAAATATTTAAGCTTATCAAATCGCAATTTAGAAGAAAATATCTCTCGTCTAAGTAATGAAGTGCAAAAAAGAAATGAAAGTGATTTTGTGCTTTGGAAATTTGATGAAAATTTTTACGAAAGTGAATTTGGCAAAGGGCGTCCAGGTTGGCATACTGAATGTGTTGCTATGATTGATTCTATTTTTGAAAATACTCTTGATATACATGCTGGAGGGATAGATTTGCTTTTTCCTCATCATGAAAATGAAGCTACGCAATGTCGTTGTGGATGTAAGAGAAAATTAGCAAATATTTGGCTTCACAATGGTTTTGTAAAAATCGATGGTGAAAAAATGAGTAAAAGTTTAAATAATAGTTTTTTCATAAAAGATGCTTTAAAAGAATTTATGGGCGAGGCTTTAAGATTTTATCTTTTGAGTTCTCATTATAGATCTCATTTTAATTATTCTTTATCGGATTTAGAAAATGCTAAAAAACGTTTAGATAAATTTTATCGCCTTAAAAAAAGATTGGATTTAGGTGAAATTTCTGATTTTGATGTTTTAAATGATATTGAAATAAAAAGCGAAATTGCTAAGCAAATTTTAGAGATTTTAAATGATGATTTAAATATTTCTAAAGCCTTAGCTCTTTTGGATGATTTTATCAGTAGTGCAAATTTAGAGTTGGATAAAGAAAGCAAAAATAAAATTTTAAAACAAAATATCAAAGAAGCTTTAAGTGAGCTAGCTAAAATTTTTGGCTTTGGTTTTATGGATACAACTTTATATTTTCAATGGGGTGTAAGCAAAGAAGAACGAGAAGAGATTGAAAAGTTAATTTTAGAAAGAACTGAGGCTAAGAAAAACAAAGATTTTAACACAGCTGATGCAATAAGAGAGCAATTAAATAGTAAAAAAATCACTCTTTTAGATACTCCAAATGGAACAATTTGGGAGAAAATAAATGCATAA